A DNA window from Pseudodesulfovibrio thermohalotolerans contains the following coding sequences:
- a CDS encoding ABC transporter substrate-binding protein — translation MRNTPLICILICLALALAGCDPSEDTAAEDARTPGVTDTEIILGSSLTLSGHAGYLGTQTLQGARAYIRYVNERGGVHGRKIVVEVMDDSYDPPQCLANTQHFIVDKQVFALFCYVGTPTTIKALPLVEDARIPLIGMFTGANALRQPPSRYVINIRASYYQETMAAVRHMVKDLGLTRIAVFYQYDAYGFDGLIGTELALKQFGMEPVARGSYIRGTLDVQEGLDRIRRSKAEAVVMIGTYGACARFINLSVEEGYNPIFYTVSFVGAEELAWRVGRASPAHVFMSQVVPPPVESDDPADSAGNYVKLLKRYYPEDTPSFVGLEGFLNAEILVEGLRRAGRDLTREGFIQAIESIKDFKLGPGLTITYGPHDRQGLDAIHFTKLRDGRFLPFTDWAEFKKEMETPR, via the coding sequence GTGCGAAACACCCCCCTCATCTGCATCCTCATCTGCCTCGCGCTGGCTCTTGCCGGGTGTGATCCGTCCGAGGACACCGCTGCGGAGGACGCCCGGACGCCGGGAGTGACCGACACCGAAATAATCCTCGGCTCCTCCCTGACCCTGTCCGGCCACGCGGGCTATCTCGGCACCCAGACCCTCCAGGGAGCCAGGGCGTATATCCGCTACGTCAACGAACGAGGCGGGGTCCACGGCCGCAAGATCGTGGTCGAGGTCATGGACGATTCCTACGATCCGCCCCAATGCCTGGCCAACACCCAGCACTTCATAGTCGACAAGCAGGTCTTCGCCCTGTTCTGCTACGTGGGAACCCCGACCACCATCAAGGCCCTGCCTCTGGTGGAGGACGCGCGCATCCCGCTCATCGGCATGTTCACCGGGGCCAACGCGCTCCGGCAGCCGCCCAGCCGCTACGTCATCAACATCCGGGCCTCCTACTACCAGGAGACCATGGCCGCGGTCAGGCACATGGTGAAGGACCTCGGCCTGACCAGGATCGCCGTCTTCTACCAGTACGACGCCTACGGCTTCGACGGCCTGATCGGCACGGAGCTCGCGCTGAAACAGTTCGGCATGGAGCCCGTGGCGCGCGGTTCCTATATCCGTGGCACCCTGGACGTGCAGGAGGGCCTGGACCGCATACGCAGGTCCAAAGCCGAAGCCGTGGTCATGATCGGGACATACGGGGCCTGCGCCCGGTTCATCAACCTGTCCGTCGAAGAAGGCTACAACCCGATCTTCTACACCGTTTCCTTTGTCGGCGCCGAAGAGCTCGCCTGGCGCGTGGGCAGGGCCTCCCCGGCACACGTATTCATGTCCCAGGTGGTTCCGCCGCCCGTTGAGTCCGATGACCCGGCCGACTCGGCGGGGAACTACGTCAAGCTGCTCAAACGCTACTATCCGGAAGACACACCGAGCTTCGTGGGCCTCGAAGGCTTTCTCAACGCGGAAATCCTGGTCGAAGGGCTGCGCCGGGCGGGCCGCGACCTGACACGCGAAGGATTCATCCAGGCCATAGAGTCCATCAAGGACTTCAAGCTCGGCCCTGGACTGACCATCACATACGGTCCGCATGACCGGCAGGGGCTGGACGCCATCCACTTCACCAAGCTGCGAGACGGACGATTCCTCCCCTTCACAGACTGGGCCGAATTCAAGAAGGAAATGGAGACGCCGCGATGA
- the phnD gene encoding phosphate/phosphite/phosphonate ABC transporter substrate-binding protein produces MNKHRILGRAGTAFIVLACLLLLPWQAPAAPLVMGLASTDSKEFLLESWQPMLDDLSHALGRQVKAVALDDYAGVIWYMATGRAQIAWLGNKAAIEAVDRAGAEVLVQSRNRHGAGYNAHLITRREAPWNCEEDVLAHSEKIEFGIGDPNSTSGYTVPSYYLFDAAGIDPDRAFKRLVHHNHEENFLAVASGKLDVATSNNLALARFKTRFPDLYPRIKVIWTSPLIPSDPVLVRSDLDPALKADIRAFFLGYAKPGPGKSEADVRREAANLAARKWTGFQESDNSQLEPVRKLELYKRRLKLTHNENLSEAEKRVRLEELDAALENLERE; encoded by the coding sequence ATGAACAAGCACCGCATCCTCGGACGCGCCGGAACGGCGTTTATCGTCCTGGCCTGCCTTCTGCTCCTGCCGTGGCAAGCCCCGGCAGCGCCCCTGGTCATGGGGCTGGCCTCCACTGACTCCAAAGAATTCCTCCTTGAATCCTGGCAGCCCATGCTCGATGATCTCTCCCATGCCCTGGGCCGACAGGTGAAAGCCGTGGCCCTTGACGACTACGCTGGGGTGATCTGGTACATGGCCACTGGCCGCGCCCAGATCGCCTGGCTGGGGAACAAGGCGGCCATCGAAGCCGTGGACCGCGCCGGGGCGGAAGTCCTGGTCCAGTCCCGAAACCGGCACGGGGCGGGCTATAACGCCCATCTCATCACCCGCAGGGAGGCTCCCTGGAATTGCGAGGAGGACGTGCTGGCCCATTCCGAAAAGATAGAATTCGGCATAGGCGACCCCAACTCCACTTCGGGGTACACGGTTCCGAGCTACTACCTGTTCGACGCCGCCGGCATCGATCCGGACAGGGCGTTCAAGCGGCTCGTTCACCACAATCACGAGGAAAATTTCCTGGCCGTGGCCTCCGGGAAACTGGATGTGGCCACCAGCAACAATCTGGCCCTGGCCCGATTCAAGACACGCTTTCCGGACCTGTACCCACGCATCAAGGTCATCTGGACCTCGCCGCTCATCCCGTCCGATCCGGTCCTGGTGCGATCAGACCTTGACCCGGCCCTCAAGGCGGACATCCGCGCCTTCTTCCTGGGCTACGCCAAACCCGGCCCGGGCAAGAGCGAAGCGGACGTGCGGCGCGAAGCGGCCAACCTGGCCGCACGAAAATGGACCGGATTCCAGGAATCGGACAACTCTCAACTGGAGCCGGTCCGCAAGCTGGAACTGTACAAGCGGCGTCTGAAGCTGACACACAACGAAAACCTTTCCGAAGCCGAGAAACGGGTGCGCCTGGAGGAACTGGACGCGGCCCTCGAAAACCTGGAGAGGGAGTAA
- a CDS encoding HAMP domain-containing sensor histidine kinase, translating to MAHRHLKLTPFGPAEAFPVSLGAKMLLPVLLVFLVTGIILYSFYISRIKKEEMADLANQLEIFAASKAAELSGPVWNFQEDVLESLMRSYRDNRDLHSIILYDSEGRELFQEGEGKSHPEHSVLTTVKPLTRNVGGERLTIGRLEVQFHNDHLLADLKQRGYDDIAPACVLLAVVGTAAWLVLHFIVGRPLHQLKLSLRHNARHEERRPLVWESHDELGQVVAEYNALLGEVESQTGMLKRNNEMLERQIAQRKNAERQLAKAHDELEQIVAVRTMELREANRELVRLDNQRAAFLSSASHELRTPLAAVLGFSKLVSKAFSRHFAPHSEALGLKGKSDVILANLEVIAVEGDRLTRLINDLLDINKIEAGQMEWRDTLLNVGDEIERAARTMGPQFENNGSVRLETEISDNLPPLPFDPDRMQQLLLNLLSNAYKHTARGEIRIAAAASPNMIRIEVRDTGNGIPPDELELIFQKFYQSECGELGKPRGTGLGLPICRHIVEHYKGTISASSEVDVGSVFTVMLPVPGL from the coding sequence ATGGCCCATCGCCATCTGAAGCTCACCCCATTCGGTCCGGCCGAGGCGTTTCCCGTCTCCCTGGGAGCGAAGATGCTGCTACCGGTGCTGCTGGTCTTCCTCGTCACCGGCATCATCCTCTATTCCTTCTACATCTCCCGCATCAAGAAAGAGGAAATGGCCGATCTCGCGAACCAGCTCGAAATCTTCGCCGCCAGCAAAGCCGCCGAACTGAGCGGTCCGGTCTGGAATTTCCAGGAAGACGTACTGGAAAGCCTCATGCGCAGCTACCGGGACAACCGCGACCTGCACAGCATCATTCTGTACGACTCCGAGGGACGGGAGCTTTTTCAGGAAGGCGAAGGGAAATCCCACCCGGAACACTCCGTCCTGACGACCGTTAAGCCGCTGACCCGCAACGTGGGAGGCGAAAGACTGACCATCGGCAGGCTGGAGGTCCAGTTCCACAACGACCATCTCCTTGCGGACCTCAAGCAGCGCGGCTACGACGACATCGCGCCCGCGTGCGTGCTCCTTGCCGTGGTGGGGACCGCCGCCTGGCTCGTTCTCCATTTCATCGTCGGCCGCCCCCTGCATCAACTCAAGCTTTCCCTCAGGCACAACGCGCGCCATGAGGAACGCAGGCCCCTGGTCTGGGAAAGCCACGACGAGCTGGGCCAAGTGGTCGCCGAATACAACGCCCTGCTCGGCGAGGTGGAATCGCAGACCGGAATGCTCAAACGCAACAACGAAATGCTTGAACGCCAGATCGCCCAGCGCAAGAATGCCGAACGGCAACTGGCCAAGGCCCACGACGAGCTGGAACAGATCGTGGCCGTCAGGACCATGGAGCTGCGGGAGGCCAACCGGGAACTGGTCCGCCTGGACAACCAACGCGCCGCGTTCCTGTCGTCGGCGTCCCATGAGCTGCGCACGCCCCTGGCGGCCGTGCTCGGGTTCTCCAAGCTGGTGAGCAAGGCGTTTTCGCGACACTTCGCGCCGCACTCCGAAGCGTTGGGCCTGAAGGGGAAAAGCGACGTCATCCTGGCCAACCTGGAGGTCATCGCCGTCGAAGGCGACCGGCTGACCAGACTCATCAACGACCTCCTCGACATCAACAAGATCGAGGCAGGGCAGATGGAATGGCGCGACACTCTGCTCAACGTGGGAGACGAAATCGAACGGGCCGCCAGAACAATGGGTCCGCAATTCGAAAACAACGGGTCCGTGCGCCTCGAAACCGAAATTTCGGACAATCTGCCGCCCCTGCCTTTCGACCCGGACCGAATGCAGCAACTGCTCCTCAACCTGCTGTCCAACGCCTACAAACACACTGCGCGCGGCGAAATACGGATCGCGGCCGCAGCCTCGCCGAACATGATCCGAATCGAGGTCCGGGACACGGGTAATGGCATCCCGCCCGACGAACTGGAACTCATCTTCCAGAAATTCTACCAAAGTGAATGCGGGGAACTGGGCAAGCCGCGCGGCACGGGGCTGGGCCTGCCCATTTGCAGGCACATCGTCGAGCACTACAAAGGAACCATCTCGGCCTCATCGGAGGTGGATGTGGGCAGCGTCTTCACCGTCATGCTGCCCGTGCCCGGACTCTGA
- a CDS encoding SIMPL domain-containing protein, translating to MERKSSFHSILTGLILAVGFIIGCWVLAEALIDFKAMDRYVSVKGLAEREVPADLAMWPINFGAGADTLPELDNALAVSRNEIMSFLKEQGLGNAEIMTSAPRIMENQYSSPGQQAVNRYSAQSVITVRSNDIATIKKAMSAAGELVSRGVLLVRNFEYRPTFAFTGLNDIKPDMIAEATRNARSAAKQFAEDSGSRVGGIRRASQGYFSLQDRDQYTPEIKKVRVVTSVDYFLED from the coding sequence ATGGAACGCAAATCCTCCTTTCACTCCATATTGACCGGACTGATCCTGGCCGTCGGATTCATCATCGGCTGCTGGGTGCTCGCAGAAGCCTTGATCGACTTCAAGGCCATGGACCGCTATGTCTCTGTCAAGGGACTGGCCGAGCGCGAAGTGCCCGCCGACCTGGCCATGTGGCCCATCAACTTCGGCGCGGGCGCAGACACCCTGCCCGAACTCGACAATGCCCTGGCCGTCTCCAGAAATGAAATCATGAGCTTCCTCAAGGAACAGGGCCTGGGCAACGCGGAGATCATGACTTCCGCTCCCCGCATCATGGAAAATCAATACAGTTCGCCCGGCCAACAGGCCGTGAACAGGTACTCCGCCCAGTCCGTCATCACGGTGCGCTCCAACGATATCGCCACTATCAAGAAGGCCATGTCTGCCGCTGGCGAATTGGTTTCCCGAGGCGTGCTGCTCGTCCGCAACTTCGAATACCGACCCACCTTCGCCTTCACCGGCCTCAACGACATCAAGCCGGACATGATCGCCGAAGCCACGCGCAACGCGCGCAGCGCGGCCAAGCAGTTCGCCGAGGACTCCGGCTCCCGGGTGGGCGGCATCCGCCGCGCCTCGCAGGGCTACTTCAGCCTCCAGGACCGCGACCAGTACACCCCGGAAATCAAAAAAGTCCGGGTCGTCACCAGCGTCGACTACTTCCTCGAAGACTAG
- a CDS encoding TlpA disulfide reductase family protein, giving the protein MKKHIFTLAACLILTAALVPAASAADLFPDLALQGKISPEHREYLGAPEGDIKISDIGADFAFVEVLSMYCPICQHDAPGVNDMFARTQASDKADRVRFVGIAAGNTPFEVAFYRKKFDVQFPLFEDPEYVAHKALNNVGTPAYYLVDLRDGKRTILIFHEGEIKDKGAFLKTVLDTMEK; this is encoded by the coding sequence ATGAAAAAGCATATTTTTACCCTGGCCGCCTGTCTCATCCTGACCGCAGCCCTGGTCCCGGCCGCATCGGCCGCCGACCTGTTCCCCGACCTTGCGCTCCAGGGCAAGATCAGCCCCGAGCATCGCGAATACCTGGGCGCTCCCGAAGGCGACATCAAGATATCGGACATCGGCGCGGACTTCGCGTTCGTGGAGGTGCTCAGCATGTACTGCCCCATCTGCCAGCATGACGCGCCGGGAGTGAACGACATGTTCGCCCGCACCCAGGCGTCGGACAAGGCGGACCGCGTCCGCTTCGTCGGCATCGCCGCGGGCAACACGCCCTTTGAGGTTGCCTTTTACAGGAAGAAGTTCGACGTTCAGTTCCCGCTCTTCGAGGACCCGGAGTACGTGGCCCACAAGGCGCTGAACAACGTGGGGACCCCGGCCTACTACCTGGTGGACCTGCGCGACGGGAAGCGGACGATCCTCATCTTTCACGAGGGCGAGATCAAGGACAAGGGCGCGTTTTTGAAGACGGTGCTGGATACGATGGAAAAATAG
- a CDS encoding response regulator — protein sequence MNNKVLVIDDERPTLKMFTLLLTAYGYEVLTAENGREGVETFKRETPELVLTDIKMPVMDGIEALRAIKKINPGTEVIVITGHGDMDLAIQALNLDATDFINKPLKREALEKALTRARERMTIARNEEGQVVLREEDRAAVIGVRGNVSAITMPRLSEAFEQAASMGKETMLVDFEKNASINGAGITGLTSLLRQYAGSGGRVCLTGLSSNFRSVFETLGITRFAEIIDRDKESRPRG from the coding sequence ATGAACAACAAAGTACTTGTCATAGACGATGAAAGGCCCACGCTGAAGATGTTCACCCTCCTGCTCACCGCCTACGGGTACGAGGTCCTGACCGCCGAGAACGGCCGGGAGGGCGTCGAGACCTTCAAGCGGGAAACCCCGGAGCTGGTGCTGACGGACATCAAGATGCCGGTCATGGACGGTATAGAAGCCCTGCGTGCCATCAAGAAAATCAACCCGGGCACCGAGGTCATTGTCATCACCGGCCACGGCGACATGGATCTGGCCATCCAGGCTCTGAACCTCGACGCCACGGACTTCATCAACAAGCCGCTCAAGCGCGAGGCCCTGGAAAAGGCCCTGACCCGCGCCCGGGAACGCATGACCATAGCCCGCAACGAAGAGGGCCAGGTCGTGCTCAGGGAGGAAGATCGGGCGGCGGTCATCGGAGTGCGCGGCAACGTCTCGGCCATAACCATGCCCAGGCTTTCAGAAGCCTTCGAGCAGGCCGCGTCCATGGGCAAGGAGACGATGCTCGTCGATTTCGAGAAAAACGCTTCCATCAACGGCGCGGGGATCACCGGCCTGACTTCGCTGTTGCGTCAATACGCGGGCTCGGGCGGACGGGTCTGCCTGACCGGATTATCCAGCAACTTCCGGTCCGTGTTCGAAACCCTGGGCATAACCCGATTCGCCGAGATCATCGACCGCGACAAGGAGTCCCGGCCACGGGGCTAG
- a CDS encoding 4Fe-4S dicluster domain-containing protein yields the protein MSKTFFVDLTKCTACRGCQVACKQWKKLPAEKTENWGSHQNPKDLSGTTLKLVRFEEVETDSGMQWLFFPEQCRHCVEPPCLDAMTIPGSIIHDQETGAVVYTELTAQEPDKDAFSMACPYDIPRVNKETGQVVKCDMCVDRVKAGMLPACVQTCPTGAMNFGDRDEMLALAEERLAAVAGKYPDAELVDAEYVRVIYLVQTDPDSYYESLSADASGIRRGPLSRKQFLAKLGRPVKRMTS from the coding sequence ATGAGTAAAACATTCTTCGTCGACCTGACCAAGTGTACGGCCTGCCGTGGTTGCCAGGTTGCCTGCAAGCAATGGAAGAAACTGCCCGCCGAAAAGACCGAGAACTGGGGTTCCCACCAGAACCCCAAGGACCTGTCCGGCACGACCCTTAAACTGGTCCGCTTCGAGGAAGTGGAGACCGACAGCGGAATGCAGTGGCTGTTCTTCCCGGAACAGTGCCGTCACTGCGTCGAACCGCCCTGCCTGGATGCCATGACCATTCCCGGTTCCATCATCCATGACCAGGAGACCGGCGCCGTGGTCTACACCGAGCTGACCGCCCAGGAACCCGATAAGGACGCCTTCTCCATGGCCTGTCCTTACGACATCCCCCGCGTCAACAAGGAAACCGGCCAGGTGGTCAAGTGCGACATGTGTGTGGACCGCGTCAAGGCGGGTATGCTGCCCGCCTGCGTCCAGACCTGCCCCACCGGCGCCATGAACTTCGGTGACCGGGACGAGATGCTGGCTCTGGCCGAGGAGCGGCTCGCCGCCGTCGCCGGGAAATATCCCGACGCGGAGCTGGTGGACGCCGAATATGTACGGGTGATCTACCTGGTGCAGACCGATCCGGACAGCTACTACGAGTCCCTGTCCGCGGACGCCTCCGGCATCCGTCGCGGCCCCCTGTCCAGGAAGCAGTTCCTGGCGAAACTGGGCCGCCCGGTCAAGCGCATGACCTCATAA
- a CDS encoding peroxiredoxin has translation MRRTLLAAFAACCLLAVAAYADDMTPYPVGHLKPTDSTLKVKVGDTAPDFTLPEINGGTVSLSDYRGKKNVVLSFVPAAWTPVCSDQWPGYNLALDMIHALDAELIGISVDNTPTQAQWAEAMHGLNFPVLSDFWPHGKVADSFGVLRGDGMAERAVIIIDKAGIIRYVDVHDINSRPDLGVMIGELEKLAE, from the coding sequence ATGAGACGGACGCTGCTTGCCGCGTTCGCGGCCTGCTGTCTGTTGGCTGTCGCGGCGTATGCCGACGATATGACACCCTACCCCGTGGGGCACCTGAAACCCACGGATTCGACGCTCAAGGTCAAGGTGGGCGATACCGCTCCGGACTTCACCCTGCCGGAGATCAACGGCGGCACGGTCTCGTTGAGCGACTACAGGGGCAAGAAAAACGTGGTCCTGTCCTTTGTCCCGGCGGCTTGGACCCCGGTTTGCTCGGACCAGTGGCCCGGCTACAACCTGGCCCTGGACATGATCCACGCCCTGGACGCCGAGCTCATCGGCATCAGCGTCGACAACACGCCGACTCAGGCCCAGTGGGCCGAGGCCATGCACGGGTTGAACTTCCCTGTACTGTCCGACTTCTGGCCCCACGGCAAGGTTGCCGACAGCTTCGGCGTCCTGCGGGGCGACGGCATGGCCGAGCGGGCTGTCATCATCATCGACAAGGCCGGGATCATCCGCTACGTCGACGTCCACGATATCAATTCTCGGCCCGACCTGGGCGTCATGATCGGCGAACTGGAAAAGCTCGCCGAGTAG
- a CDS encoding ATP-binding protein → MTAGERRFARLARIGLREKLLISMLAAVLFISVAIALISRYILVSSLTNELEMRGFAIAHSVAERGGSYILDNDIPKLLALIFDEARLRQRKDLVTYIFIEDQAGNILAHTLTHPLPDNLRANTLAPGKNDSIMLMELGRQEVYDLAAAIHEGLYRIGTVHVGLNKRHIDTLVGKLRVAFLGFISAVVIISIILSSWLSKRITKPVSDLTRLSDEISRGNFDIPLKLGSGEDWNSAECPAFTNTDLPCWHFDQSRSGQTPAETHRKCADCAFYRKHEGDEVIQLGDSFRNMVWSIKLYRRRLRESEEKYRSLFDSGPDPIFVVDCATGRIRDANPRATELYGYPMDELIGLDFLQLGPEHNTACLNYFSEIGGGCVYYPKRLHYKNGGEPFFVNMHACPISYRGKQAIIIAVTDITELIEKDAQLIQAGKMKSLGEMSAGMAHEINQPLNAIKVGSEFLSMMQEEDLEIPKEHFKEVVNEISTQVDRAAEIIDTLRSFGRKSDLMEESVNLNQPVRAVLSMVRRQFELDNIRFELELSEGLSPVQAHSNRLQQVIFNLVTNARDAINDISNAESGDRRIIIRTGNEDQRVYAEVEDTGGGIDETDQQRIFEPFFTTKEAGQGMGLGLAITYGIIKDYGGEIRINSTKGQGTVFRMEFPAAGTRGESKA, encoded by the coding sequence ATGACCGCCGGAGAACGTCGATTCGCCCGTCTAGCCCGCATCGGCCTGCGCGAGAAGCTGCTCATTTCCATGCTGGCGGCAGTTCTCTTCATTTCCGTGGCCATCGCCCTGATCTCGCGCTACATCCTGGTCTCGTCCCTGACCAACGAACTGGAGATGCGCGGCTTCGCCATCGCCCATTCCGTGGCCGAACGCGGCGGCTCGTACATCCTGGACAACGACATCCCCAAGTTGCTGGCCCTCATTTTCGACGAGGCGCGGCTGCGGCAACGCAAGGACCTGGTGACCTACATCTTCATCGAGGACCAGGCGGGCAACATCCTCGCCCACACCCTGACCCATCCCCTGCCCGACAACCTGCGCGCCAACACCCTGGCGCCGGGCAAGAACGACTCCATCATGCTCATGGAGCTGGGCCGCCAGGAGGTCTACGATCTGGCCGCGGCCATCCACGAGGGGCTGTACCGCATCGGCACGGTCCACGTCGGCCTGAACAAGCGGCACATCGACACCCTGGTGGGCAAGCTGCGCGTGGCCTTCCTCGGCTTCATCTCGGCCGTGGTCATCATCTCCATCATCCTGTCGAGCTGGCTGTCCAAACGGATCACCAAGCCGGTATCCGACCTGACCAGGCTGTCCGACGAGATCAGCCGGGGCAACTTCGACATCCCGCTCAAACTCGGCTCGGGCGAGGACTGGAACTCGGCCGAATGCCCGGCCTTCACCAACACGGATCTCCCGTGCTGGCACTTCGACCAGTCGCGCAGCGGCCAAACCCCGGCCGAGACCCATCGGAAGTGCGCGGACTGCGCCTTCTACCGCAAGCACGAGGGCGACGAGGTCATCCAGCTCGGCGACTCCTTCCGCAACATGGTCTGGTCCATCAAGCTCTACCGGCGCCGCCTGCGCGAATCCGAGGAAAAGTACCGCTCCCTGTTCGATTCCGGTCCGGACCCCATCTTCGTGGTGGATTGCGCCACGGGCAGGATCAGGGACGCCAACCCCCGGGCCACCGAGCTTTACGGCTACCCCATGGACGAACTCATCGGCCTGGATTTCCTGCAACTCGGACCGGAGCACAACACTGCCTGCCTGAACTATTTCTCCGAAATCGGCGGCGGATGCGTCTACTATCCCAAGCGGCTGCACTACAAGAACGGCGGCGAGCCCTTCTTCGTGAACATGCACGCCTGCCCCATCTCCTACCGAGGCAAGCAGGCCATCATCATCGCCGTCACGGACATCACCGAACTCATTGAGAAGGACGCCCAGCTCATCCAGGCGGGCAAGATGAAGTCCCTGGGCGAGATGTCGGCAGGCATGGCCCACGAGATCAACCAGCCCCTCAACGCCATCAAGGTCGGCAGCGAATTCCTGTCCATGATGCAGGAGGAGGACCTGGAGATACCCAAGGAGCACTTCAAGGAAGTGGTCAACGAAATCTCGACGCAGGTAGACCGCGCCGCCGAGATCATCGACACCCTCCGCTCCTTCGGCCGCAAGTCCGATCTCATGGAGGAGTCCGTGAACCTGAATCAGCCGGTCCGGGCGGTCCTGTCCATGGTCCGGCGGCAATTCGAACTAGACAACATCCGCTTCGAGCTGGAACTGAGCGAGGGCCTCAGTCCCGTGCAGGCGCACTCCAACCGGCTGCAACAGGTCATCTTCAACCTGGTGACCAACGCCCGCGACGCCATCAACGACATTTCCAACGCCGAGAGCGGCGACAGGCGGATCATCATCCGCACCGGCAACGAGGATCAGCGGGTCTACGCCGAGGTGGAGGACACAGGCGGCGGCATCGACGAGACGGACCAGCAGAGAATCTTCGAACCGTTCTTCACCACCAAGGAAGCTGGCCAGGGCATGGGTCTGGGCCTGGCCATCACCTACGGTATCATCAAGGATTACGGCGGAGAAATCCGCATAAACAGCACCAAAGGACAAGGCACGGTCTTCCGCATGGAATTCCCTGCCGCCGGCACCCGAGGAGAGTCCAAGGCATGA